One Rhizoctonia solani chromosome 2, complete sequence DNA segment encodes these proteins:
- a CDS encoding chitin deacetylase, with product MIALTAVLAAAAVVNAQITPRQAATSTANVSPPALSSTNPTAVPLSSIYASAPTQATVALHTTYAAGATPPISGAPPLPTCDCHHRCQLARSRPNPPLDSPQVKQWIQEVTNSGIKIPNIGQTQLGGCGDPANAAALANATAQGNCWWTCGGCSRETDITTCPDKATWGLSFDDGPSPYTPDLLNYLDANNIKSTFFVVGSRAISRPEMLQAEYMGGHQLSVHTWSHPTLTTLTNEQIIAELGWTREAIKQITGVTPNTMRPPYGDIDDRVRAIANAMKLTPIIWTSANGGSFDTNDWHIPSGLSAAEVLNSFDKILDTAGELSTGFIVLAHDLYQQTVDLAVGYVLPDAQARKFNMMSIVECLKKPLSEAYIETSSNSSSPASTGTHTASGSQSSATSGSGSNSGQSSGGSNGATRAVGGLVGALVGIAAGVALLL from the exons TTT CCCCACCTGCGTTGTCGTCAACGAACCCGACGGCTGTGCCCCTGTCATCGATCTATGCAAGTGCACCTACCCAAGCTACTGTTGCACTACACACGACATACGCAGCGGGTGCGACTCCTCCAATCTCTGGTGCTCCGCCTTTGCCGACCTGTGA CTGCCATCACCGCTGCCAACTGGCCCGCTCTCGACCAAATCCCCCTCTCGACAGTCCCCAAGTGAAGCAGTGGATCCAAGAAGTCACCAACTCGGGTATTAAGATTCCGAATATTGGGCAAACCCAGCTTGGAG GGTGTGGAGACCCGGCAAACGCAGCCGCTCTTGCAAATGCCACGGCTCAAGGAAACTGCTGGTGGACATGCGGAGGCTGCTCGCGCGAAACCGACATTACGACTTGTCCCGACAAGG CAACCTGGGGTCTTTCGTTTGATGACGGCCCGTCGCCATACACCCCCGATCTCCTCAACTACCTCGATGCTAACAACATCAAGTCCACATTCTTTGTTGTCGGTTCGCGTGCGATTTCTAGGCCCGAGATGTTGCAGGCCGAGTACATGGGTGGACATCAACTCTCTGTTCACACCTGGTCTCACCCAACTCTTACCACCTTGACCAACGAGCAAATTATTGCCGAGCTTGGATGGACACGTGAGGCTATTAAACAAATTACCGGTGTTACCCCCAACACTATGCGTCCTCCTTATGGTGATATTGACGACCGTGTTCGCGCGATTGCCAATGCCATGAAGCTTACTCCTATAATCTGGACTAGCGCTAACGGCGGAAGCTTCGATACCAACGACTGGCACATTCCTTCCGGTCTTTCCGCCGCCGAAGTTCTCAACTCGTTTGACAAGATTCTTGATACTGCTGGCGAACTCAGCACTGGTTTCATCGTCCTTGCCCACGATTTGTACCAACAAACTGTTGATCTTGCCGTTGGCTATGTTCTTCCTGACGCCCAGGCCCGCAAGTTCAACATGATGTCCATTGTCGAGTGCTTGAAGAAGCCGTTGTCCGAGGCATACATTGAGACTTCGTCGAACTCTAGCTCCCCTGCTAGCACCGGCACTCATACCGCCTCTGGTTCCCAATCCAGCGCCACCTCTGGCTCCGGCTCCAACAGTGGTCAATCATCTGGGGGATCCAACGGCGCCACTCGCGCAGTGGGAGGCCTCGTCGGTGCCCTGGTTGGTATCGCCGCAGGTGTCGCATTGCTACTTTAA